Proteins encoded together in one Quercus lobata isolate SW786 chromosome 3, ValleyOak3.0 Primary Assembly, whole genome shotgun sequence window:
- the LOC115982282 gene encoding cyclin-dependent kinase G-2 isoform X1, protein MAAGRHGGYRENEFRDRESNFDLSRRDFANGKEDYDRVRSSNGSREYKRGRGRGDIRDKGRVRQKDIKERKVVNGGYRSASSKSDSGSSGGGGGGGIGGPRRCGLAARTVDREPGELSSESDDAVESESQVKDASVSKLMENGGQSPPPQRKRKFSPIIWDRDEKEVNNLSRSRASTTVAAALPPPPPLPKAYRQSPNVVPDGGVQISPVKSTKDESVERSSSSFEPPLAPGSGGRALSESPVELSPGSPKQRWGNDLEAEQIEDDDYVPTRNISSSRWAAGNNSPVDEGEIVDDEEMPRRRRKLPPSESLEAGVHNKSLSPELGELRREGSERSAAKSSESDELVAHARSLSGDDYTGNNLDKDDYMEIDEERNKNYSSVSQSDTDSGDDDDSQGTPEPSPSAFPQRSLNMLQGCRSVDEFERLNRIDEGTYGVVYRARDKKTGEIVALKKVKMEKEKEGFPMTSLREINILLSLHNPSIVDVKEVVVGSSLDSIFMVMEYMEHDLKGLMETMKQPFSQSEVKCLMLQLLEGVKYLHDNWVLHRDLKTSNLLLNNRGDLKICDFGLARQYGSPLKPYTHLVVTLWYRAPELLLGAKLYSTAIDMWSLGCIMAELLSKEPLFNGKTEFDQLDKIFRILGTPNETIWPGFSKLPGVKVNFVKHQYNLLRKKFPATSFTGSPVLSDSGFDLLNKLLTYDPEKRITAEAALNHEWFREVPLPKSKEFMPTFPAQHAQDRRTRRIMKSPDPLEEQRRKELQQGHLGTGGVLG, encoded by the exons atggcgGCTGGGAGGCATGGGGGTTATCGCGAGAATGAGTTCAGGGACCGCGAGTCCAACTTTGATTTGTCGAGGAGGGATTTTGCTAATGGCAAGGAAGATTATGATCGGGTTAGGAGTAGTAATGGTAGTCGTGAATATAAAAGGGGTCGAGGTCGGGGGGATATAAGAGACAAGGGTAGGGTTAGGCAGAAGGATATTAAGGAGAGGAAAGTGGTGAATGGTGGGTATCGATCAGCTTCCAGTAAGAGTGATTCGGGcagtagtggtggtggtggtggtggtggtattGGTGGGCCCAGGCGATGTGGGCTTGCGGCTAGGACTGTTGATAGGGAACCAGGTGAGTTGTCAAGTGAGTCTGATGATGCTGTTGAATCCGAATCGCAGGTTAAGGATGCCAGTGTATCGAAACTGATGGAGAATGGGGGTCAGTCTCCACCTCCGCAGAGGAAGAGGAAGTTTTCGCCTATAATTTGGGATAGAGATGAGAAGGAGGTCAATAATTTGTCAAGAAGTAGGGCGTCCACGACAGTGGCAGCAGCCCTTCCTCCTCCCCCGCCATTGCCTAAGGCATACCGTCAGTCACCTAATGTTGTTCCAGATGGTGGTGTACAAATTTCTCCTGTTAAGAGCACTAAAGATGAGAGTGTGGAGCGATCTTCATCGTCATTTGAACCTCCTTTGGCACCTGGATCAGGGGGGCGTGCTTTGTCCGAGTCTCCAGTAGAATTGTCTCCTGGGTCGCCAAAGCAGCGGTGGGGTAATGATCTCGAAGCAGAGCAAATAGAAGATGATGATTATGTTCCAACCCGGAACATTTCGTCTTCAAGATGGGCAGCTGGGAATAACTCTCCGGTTGATGAAGGTGAAATTGTAGATGATGAGGAAATGCCTagaaggagaaggaaattgCCTCCGTCGGAGTCACTGGAGGCTGGAGTACACAACAAGTCTTTGAGTCCAGAGCTTGGGGAGCTCAGGAGAGAAGGCTCTGAAAGATCTGCAGCTAAATCATCTGAATCTGATGAACTAGTTGCCCATGCTAGGTCTTTGAGTGGGGATGATTACACTGGTAATAATTTAGACAAGGATGACTACATGGAGATTGATGAGGAacgtaataaaaattatagtagTGTTAGCCAGTCAGATACAGATTCTGGGGATGACGATGATTCTCAAGGGACACCTGAACCCTCTCCTTCAGCCTTTCCCCAAAGAAGCTTAAACATGCTTCAGGGTTGTAGAAGCGTTGATGAGTTTGAGAGACTAAACAGAATAGATGAAGGCACCTATGGAGTTGTATATAGAGCTAGAGATAAGAAGACGGGGGAAATTGTGGCATTGAAGAAAGTAAAAAtggagaaggaaaaagaaggtTTTCCAATGACATCTCTGAGAGAAATAAACATTCTCCTTTCTCTTCATAACCCATCAATTGTAGATGTTAAAGAGGTGGTGGTGGGGAGTAGCCTTGATAGCATTTTTATGGTGATGGAGTACATGGAACATGATCTCAAAGGGCTCATGGAAACAATGAAGCAGCCGTTTAGTCAGAGTGAAGTGAAATGCCTAATGCTCCAGCTTTTGGAGGGTGTTAAGTATCTTCATGATAACTGGGTGCTTCATCGGGATTTGAAGACATCAAATCTGCTTTTGAATAATCGGGGTGACTTGAAgatttgtgattttgggttggCACGACAATATGGGAGTCCATTGAAACCATATACTCATTTGGTGGTTACCCTTTGGTACAG GGCACCTGAACTTCTGCTGGGAGCAAAACTATATTCCACAGCAATTGACATGTGGTCACTGGGTTGCATCATGGCTGAATTACTATCAAAGGAACCATTGTTCAATGGGAAGACTGAATTTGATCAACTTGACAAG ATTTTTAGGATTCTTGGCACACCAAATGAGACAATTTGGCCTGGGTTTTCCAAGCTCCCTGGGGTCAAGGTCAACTTTGTTAAGCATCA GTATAACCTATTGCGGAAGAAATTCCCAGCTACATCATTCACTGGATCACCAGTTCTTTCCGATTCTGGATTTGACTTGTTAAACAAACTTTTAACTTATGACCCTGAGAAG CGGATTACAGCTGAAGCTGCTCTTAATCATGAATGGTTTCGTGAAGTTCCTCTACCCAAGTCCAAAGAGTTTATGCCAACTTTTCCCGCTCAACATGCTCAAGACAG GCGTACGCGTAGAATAATGAAGAGTCCCGATCCTTTAGAAGAGCAGCGTAGAAAGGAGTTGCAGCAAGGGCATTTAGGGACTGGTGGTGTGCTTGGCTAA
- the LOC115982282 gene encoding cyclin-dependent kinase G-2 isoform X3 — MENGGQSPPPQRKRKFSPIIWDRDEKEVNNLSRSRASTTVAAALPPPPPLPKAYRQSPNVVPDGGVQISPVKSTKDESVERSSSSFEPPLAPGSGGRALSESPVELSPGSPKQRWGNDLEAEQIEDDDYVPTRNISSSRWAAGNNSPVDEGEIVDDEEMPRRRRKLPPSESLEAGVHNKSLSPELGELRREGSERSAAKSSESDELVAHARSLSGDDYTGNNLDKDDYMEIDEERNKNYSSVSQSDTDSGDDDDSQGTPEPSPSAFPQRSLNMLQGCRSVDEFERLNRIDEGTYGVVYRARDKKTGEIVALKKVKMEKEKEGFPMTSLREINILLSLHNPSIVDVKEVVVGSSLDSIFMVMEYMEHDLKGLMETMKQPFSQSEVKCLMLQLLEGVKYLHDNWVLHRDLKTSNLLLNNRGDLKICDFGLARQYGSPLKPYTHLVVTLWYRAPELLLGAKLYSTAIDMWSLGCIMAELLSKEPLFNGKTEFDQLDKIFRILGTPNETIWPGFSKLPGVKVNFVKHQYNLLRKKFPATSFTGSPVLSDSGFDLLNKLLTYDPEKRITAEAALNHEWFREVPLPKSKEFMPTFPAQHAQDRRTRRIMKSPDPLEEQRRKELQQGHLGTGGVLG; from the exons ATGGAGAATGGGGGTCAGTCTCCACCTCCGCAGAGGAAGAGGAAGTTTTCGCCTATAATTTGGGATAGAGATGAGAAGGAGGTCAATAATTTGTCAAGAAGTAGGGCGTCCACGACAGTGGCAGCAGCCCTTCCTCCTCCCCCGCCATTGCCTAAGGCATACCGTCAGTCACCTAATGTTGTTCCAGATGGTGGTGTACAAATTTCTCCTGTTAAGAGCACTAAAGATGAGAGTGTGGAGCGATCTTCATCGTCATTTGAACCTCCTTTGGCACCTGGATCAGGGGGGCGTGCTTTGTCCGAGTCTCCAGTAGAATTGTCTCCTGGGTCGCCAAAGCAGCGGTGGGGTAATGATCTCGAAGCAGAGCAAATAGAAGATGATGATTATGTTCCAACCCGGAACATTTCGTCTTCAAGATGGGCAGCTGGGAATAACTCTCCGGTTGATGAAGGTGAAATTGTAGATGATGAGGAAATGCCTagaaggagaaggaaattgCCTCCGTCGGAGTCACTGGAGGCTGGAGTACACAACAAGTCTTTGAGTCCAGAGCTTGGGGAGCTCAGGAGAGAAGGCTCTGAAAGATCTGCAGCTAAATCATCTGAATCTGATGAACTAGTTGCCCATGCTAGGTCTTTGAGTGGGGATGATTACACTGGTAATAATTTAGACAAGGATGACTACATGGAGATTGATGAGGAacgtaataaaaattatagtagTGTTAGCCAGTCAGATACAGATTCTGGGGATGACGATGATTCTCAAGGGACACCTGAACCCTCTCCTTCAGCCTTTCCCCAAAGAAGCTTAAACATGCTTCAGGGTTGTAGAAGCGTTGATGAGTTTGAGAGACTAAACAGAATAGATGAAGGCACCTATGGAGTTGTATATAGAGCTAGAGATAAGAAGACGGGGGAAATTGTGGCATTGAAGAAAGTAAAAAtggagaaggaaaaagaaggtTTTCCAATGACATCTCTGAGAGAAATAAACATTCTCCTTTCTCTTCATAACCCATCAATTGTAGATGTTAAAGAGGTGGTGGTGGGGAGTAGCCTTGATAGCATTTTTATGGTGATGGAGTACATGGAACATGATCTCAAAGGGCTCATGGAAACAATGAAGCAGCCGTTTAGTCAGAGTGAAGTGAAATGCCTAATGCTCCAGCTTTTGGAGGGTGTTAAGTATCTTCATGATAACTGGGTGCTTCATCGGGATTTGAAGACATCAAATCTGCTTTTGAATAATCGGGGTGACTTGAAgatttgtgattttgggttggCACGACAATATGGGAGTCCATTGAAACCATATACTCATTTGGTGGTTACCCTTTGGTACAG GGCACCTGAACTTCTGCTGGGAGCAAAACTATATTCCACAGCAATTGACATGTGGTCACTGGGTTGCATCATGGCTGAATTACTATCAAAGGAACCATTGTTCAATGGGAAGACTGAATTTGATCAACTTGACAAG ATTTTTAGGATTCTTGGCACACCAAATGAGACAATTTGGCCTGGGTTTTCCAAGCTCCCTGGGGTCAAGGTCAACTTTGTTAAGCATCA GTATAACCTATTGCGGAAGAAATTCCCAGCTACATCATTCACTGGATCACCAGTTCTTTCCGATTCTGGATTTGACTTGTTAAACAAACTTTTAACTTATGACCCTGAGAAG CGGATTACAGCTGAAGCTGCTCTTAATCATGAATGGTTTCGTGAAGTTCCTCTACCCAAGTCCAAAGAGTTTATGCCAACTTTTCCCGCTCAACATGCTCAAGACAG GCGTACGCGTAGAATAATGAAGAGTCCCGATCCTTTAGAAGAGCAGCGTAGAAAGGAGTTGCAGCAAGGGCATTTAGGGACTGGTGGTGTGCTTGGCTAA
- the LOC115982282 gene encoding cyclin-dependent kinase G-2 isoform X2, whose product MAAGRHGGYRENEFRDRESNFDLSRRDFANGKEDYDRVRSSNGSREYKRGRGRGDIRDKGRVRQKDIKERKVVNGGYRSASSKSDSGSSGGGGGGGIGGPRRCGLAARTVDREPGELSSESDDAVESESQVKDASVSKLMENGGQSPPPQRKRKFSPIIWDRDEKEVNNLSRSRASTTVAAALPPPPPLPKAYRQSPNVVPDGGVQISPVKSTKDESVERSSSSFEPPLAPGSGGRALSESPVELSPGSPKQRWGNDLEAEQIEDDDYVPTRNISSSRWAAGNNSPVDEGEIVDDEEMPRRRRKLPPSESLEAGVHNKSLSPELGELRREGSERSAAKSSESDELVAHARSLSGDDYTGNNLDKDDYMEIDEERNKNYSSVSQSDTDSGDDDDSQGTPEPSPSAFPQRSLNMLQGCRSVDEFERLNRIDEGTYGVVYRARDKKTGEIVALKKVKMEKEKEGFPMTSLREINILLSLHNPSIVDVKEVVVGSSLDSIFMVMEYMEHDLKGLMETMKQPFSQSEVKCLMLQLLEGVKYLHDNWVLHRDLKTSNLLLNNRGDLKICDFGLARQYGSPLKPYTHLVVTLWYRAPELLLGAKLYSTAIDMWSLGCIMAELLSKEPLFNGKTEFDQLDKIFRILGTPNETIWPGFSKLPGVKVNFVKHQLPAFGGSGITYCGRNSQLHHSLDHQFFPILDLTC is encoded by the exons atggcgGCTGGGAGGCATGGGGGTTATCGCGAGAATGAGTTCAGGGACCGCGAGTCCAACTTTGATTTGTCGAGGAGGGATTTTGCTAATGGCAAGGAAGATTATGATCGGGTTAGGAGTAGTAATGGTAGTCGTGAATATAAAAGGGGTCGAGGTCGGGGGGATATAAGAGACAAGGGTAGGGTTAGGCAGAAGGATATTAAGGAGAGGAAAGTGGTGAATGGTGGGTATCGATCAGCTTCCAGTAAGAGTGATTCGGGcagtagtggtggtggtggtggtggtggtattGGTGGGCCCAGGCGATGTGGGCTTGCGGCTAGGACTGTTGATAGGGAACCAGGTGAGTTGTCAAGTGAGTCTGATGATGCTGTTGAATCCGAATCGCAGGTTAAGGATGCCAGTGTATCGAAACTGATGGAGAATGGGGGTCAGTCTCCACCTCCGCAGAGGAAGAGGAAGTTTTCGCCTATAATTTGGGATAGAGATGAGAAGGAGGTCAATAATTTGTCAAGAAGTAGGGCGTCCACGACAGTGGCAGCAGCCCTTCCTCCTCCCCCGCCATTGCCTAAGGCATACCGTCAGTCACCTAATGTTGTTCCAGATGGTGGTGTACAAATTTCTCCTGTTAAGAGCACTAAAGATGAGAGTGTGGAGCGATCTTCATCGTCATTTGAACCTCCTTTGGCACCTGGATCAGGGGGGCGTGCTTTGTCCGAGTCTCCAGTAGAATTGTCTCCTGGGTCGCCAAAGCAGCGGTGGGGTAATGATCTCGAAGCAGAGCAAATAGAAGATGATGATTATGTTCCAACCCGGAACATTTCGTCTTCAAGATGGGCAGCTGGGAATAACTCTCCGGTTGATGAAGGTGAAATTGTAGATGATGAGGAAATGCCTagaaggagaaggaaattgCCTCCGTCGGAGTCACTGGAGGCTGGAGTACACAACAAGTCTTTGAGTCCAGAGCTTGGGGAGCTCAGGAGAGAAGGCTCTGAAAGATCTGCAGCTAAATCATCTGAATCTGATGAACTAGTTGCCCATGCTAGGTCTTTGAGTGGGGATGATTACACTGGTAATAATTTAGACAAGGATGACTACATGGAGATTGATGAGGAacgtaataaaaattatagtagTGTTAGCCAGTCAGATACAGATTCTGGGGATGACGATGATTCTCAAGGGACACCTGAACCCTCTCCTTCAGCCTTTCCCCAAAGAAGCTTAAACATGCTTCAGGGTTGTAGAAGCGTTGATGAGTTTGAGAGACTAAACAGAATAGATGAAGGCACCTATGGAGTTGTATATAGAGCTAGAGATAAGAAGACGGGGGAAATTGTGGCATTGAAGAAAGTAAAAAtggagaaggaaaaagaaggtTTTCCAATGACATCTCTGAGAGAAATAAACATTCTCCTTTCTCTTCATAACCCATCAATTGTAGATGTTAAAGAGGTGGTGGTGGGGAGTAGCCTTGATAGCATTTTTATGGTGATGGAGTACATGGAACATGATCTCAAAGGGCTCATGGAAACAATGAAGCAGCCGTTTAGTCAGAGTGAAGTGAAATGCCTAATGCTCCAGCTTTTGGAGGGTGTTAAGTATCTTCATGATAACTGGGTGCTTCATCGGGATTTGAAGACATCAAATCTGCTTTTGAATAATCGGGGTGACTTGAAgatttgtgattttgggttggCACGACAATATGGGAGTCCATTGAAACCATATACTCATTTGGTGGTTACCCTTTGGTACAG GGCACCTGAACTTCTGCTGGGAGCAAAACTATATTCCACAGCAATTGACATGTGGTCACTGGGTTGCATCATGGCTGAATTACTATCAAAGGAACCATTGTTCAATGGGAAGACTGAATTTGATCAACTTGACAAG ATTTTTAGGATTCTTGGCACACCAAATGAGACAATTTGGCCTGGGTTTTCCAAGCTCCCTGGGGTCAAGGTCAACTTTGTTAAGCATCA GCTTCCAGCTTTTGGTGGTTCTG GTATAACCTATTGCGGAAGAAATTCCCAGCTACATCATTCACTGGATCACCAGTTCTTTCCGATTCTGGATTTGACTTGTTAA
- the LOC115982284 gene encoding remorin 4.1 — protein MRSLEDKGCYNHGSTQEISTSNNINFEFHKGNGATYTRSSHHRNALSKPTPSKWDDAQKWLVGLSRSVGEKNQSKTTKPRNSNADDLRLIAPVPQKEQDYSSGEEEEEQNGVEAQCKAETKKVDCDESVWRINKPLENSTPTVPVRSICVRDMGTEMTPIGSLEPSRTATPIRATTPATRSPIASGSSTPARCQHGKQAGHEGYQTGLTSTDGRGDTNPSGRGSCTTRQCGGDSNACERNKNLDQAKTLSPLESRAVAWDEAERTKYIARYKREELKIQAWENHEKRKAEMELKKMEVKAERVKARAQERCANKLAATRRISEEKRSNAEAKLNEKAVRTSEKADYIRRTGHLPTNFSFKLPSLCW, from the exons atgAGATCTCTAGAGGATAAGGGGTGCTATAACCATGGTTCAACACAGGAGATTTCAACTAGCAATAACATCAACTTTGAGTTTCACAAAGGGAACGGAGCTACGTACACTCGCAGTTCCCATCATCGAAATGCCTTGAGCAAACCAACACCATCAAAGTGGGATGATGCACAAAAATGGCTGGTTGGGTTGTCAAGATCAGTGGGAGAGAAAAACCAATCCAAAACTACTAAGCCACGGAATTCGAATGCTGATGATTTGAGACTAATAGCTCCTGTTCCACAAAAAGAGCAGGACTATTCgagtggtgaagaagaagaagaacaaaatggAGTGGAAGCTCAATGTAAAGCTGAGACAAAGAAGGTAGATTGTGATGAGTCAGTTTGGCGTATAAATAAGCCTTTAGAGAATTCAACACCAACTGTTCCTGTCCGATCAATATGTGTGAGGGACATGGGGACTGAGATGACCCCAATTGGAAGCTTAGAGCCTTCAAGAACTGCCACACCTATTAGAGCCACAACTCCTGCAACAAGGAGCCCAATAGCTTCTGGATCATCCACTCCAGCTAGGTGCCAACATGGAAAGCAAGCTGGTCATGAGGGCTATCAGACAGGTCTAACATCCACTGATGGCAGAGGAGATACTAACCCCTCTGGCAGGGGGAGTTGCACAACCAGACAGTGTGGAGGAGACTCAAATGCTTGCGAGAGGAACAAGAATTTGGATCAAGCTAAAACATTGAGTCCTCTAGAAAGCCGAGCAGTGGCTTGGGATGAAGCAGAACGTACCAAATACATAGCAAG GTACAAGCGTGAAGAGTTGAAGATACAAGCATGGGAAAATCATGAGAAGAGGAAAGCTGAGATGGAATTGAAGAAAATGGAG GTGAAAGCTGAGAGAGTGAAAGCTAGGGCACAAGAAAGGTGTGCAAACAAACTTGCTGCTACTAGAAGAATATCTGAAGAAAAGCGTTCAAATGCAGAGGCTAAACTGAATGAGAAAGCTGTGAGAACTTCTGAGAAAGCAGATTATATAAGAAGGACCGGTCACTTGCCCACCAACTTCTCCTTCAAGTTGCCTTCTCTTTGCTGGTAG